In one window of Massilibacterium senegalense DNA:
- a CDS encoding DUF421 domain-containing protein, which translates to MSVMLLRTIFMYFFILFVFRLMGKREIGQLSVFDVVITMMIAELAAISIENPKSPLIQTVAVIGLLALVQIILSYLSLKSERARKLLDGKPSVIIHKGEIDEVVMRKQRYNFDDLLMQLREKDIYNVKDVEFAILESSGKLSVFKKKPNTEKRAPEKRNAQLALPIILDGEIQHDHLKLIQKTPFWLYQQLRKMGYRKIKDISYCSVDDKNRFFIDTYDS; encoded by the coding sequence ATGAGTGTGATGTTACTTCGAACTATTTTTATGTATTTTTTTATTTTATTTGTGTTTCGTTTAATGGGAAAACGAGAAATAGGACAACTAAGTGTTTTTGATGTCGTCATTACAATGATGATTGCGGAACTAGCTGCTATTTCTATTGAAAATCCGAAGTCTCCGCTCATCCAGACGGTAGCAGTGATTGGATTACTTGCTTTAGTTCAAATCATTCTCTCTTACCTTTCTCTTAAAAGCGAACGGGCGAGAAAATTATTAGATGGGAAGCCGTCCGTTATTATTCATAAAGGGGAAATTGATGAAGTAGTGATGCGAAAGCAGCGGTATAATTTTGATGATTTATTAATGCAACTTAGGGAAAAAGATATCTATAACGTGAAAGATGTAGAGTTTGCTATTTTGGAGTCAAGCGGGAAGCTGTCTGTGTTTAAAAAGAAACCAAATACAGAAAAACGGGCGCCAGAAAAGCGAAATGCCCAACTCGCACTACCGATTATTTTAGATGGAGAAATTCAACATGATCATTTAAAATTAATTCAAAAAACCCCATTTTGGTTATATCAACAATTACGTAAAATGGGGTATCGAAAAATAAAAGATATTTCGTATTGTAGCGTGGACGATAAAAATCGTTTTTTTATTGATACGTACGATTCTTAA
- a CDS encoding TIGR04086 family membrane protein gives MTHRYTKAVLTGLLWSVIGIIFFAIVATLLLKWTPLTEKKLQLYYMILPYLVLFIGGWISGRKAGEKGFLFGFLTGFLYVFLVSIVQFLGFDYRLEGNQLLAFLFLVISSTAGGVLGVNMKRE, from the coding sequence ATGACACATCGTTATACGAAAGCAGTTTTAACTGGGTTACTTTGGAGTGTAATCGGTATTATTTTTTTCGCAATCGTAGCTACTTTATTATTAAAATGGACACCTTTAACAGAAAAGAAATTGCAATTATATTACATGATATTGCCGTATCTCGTGTTATTCATTGGTGGCTGGATTAGCGGAAGAAAAGCGGGGGAAAAAGGGTTCCTTTTTGGATTTTTAACTGGGTTTTTGTATGTTTTTCTCGTATCCATCGTTCAATTTTTAGGATTTGATTATCGATTGGAAGGAAATCAATTGTTAGCATTTTTGTTTTTGGTTATTTCCTCCACTGCTGGTGGTGTATTAGGGGTAAATATGAAAAGAGAGTAA
- the yajC gene encoding preprotein translocase subunit YajC gives MESILATFGPLLVFVVLFYFLLIRPQQKRQKQVQQMQSDLNRGDKIITIGGCHGIIDAIDDKTIVIKTTDGSKITFDRSSVREVVSE, from the coding sequence ATGGAAAGTATTTTAGCGACATTTGGTCCGCTTTTAGTGTTTGTTGTCTTGTTTTACTTTTTACTTATTCGTCCACAACAAAAAAGACAAAAACAAGTGCAACAAATGCAAAGTGACTTAAACAGAGGTGACAAAATTATTACAATCGGTGGTTGTCATGGAATCATTGATGCGATCGATGACAAAACGATTGTGATTAAAACAACAGACGGTTCAAAAATCACTTTTGACCGTAGTTCGGTTCGTGAAGTAGTAAGTGAATAA
- the tgt gene encoding tRNA guanosine(34) transglycosylase Tgt, which yields MSAITYELIKTEKHTGARLGRIHTPHGTFDTPMFMPVGTLATVKTLSPEELKEMGAGIILSNTYHLWLRPGEDIVEEAGGLHSFMNWDQGILTDSGGFQVFSLSDLRNITEEGVHFRNHLNGEKLFLSPEKSMQIQHALGSDIMMAFDECPPYPATHEYMKQSVERTSRWAERCLAAHDRTDKQGLFGIVQGGEFEDLRKQSAKDLVSLDFPGYAIGGLSVGEPKDVMNQVLSFTTPLLPTNKPRYLMGVGSPDSLIDGVMNGVDMFDCVLPTRIGRNGTCMTSTGRLVVRNAKYARDFRPIDENCDCHVCKTYSRAYIRHLVKCNETFGFRLTSYHNVYFLINLMKQVREAIKEDRLLDFKAEFFERYGFNKENAKNF from the coding sequence ATGTCAGCCATTACATATGAATTAATCAAAACAGAAAAACATACCGGAGCAAGGCTTGGTCGTATTCATACGCCACATGGTACGTTTGACACACCGATGTTTATGCCAGTCGGTACACTTGCAACCGTAAAGACGTTAAGCCCAGAAGAATTAAAAGAAATGGGTGCTGGTATTATTTTAAGTAATACGTATCATTTATGGCTGCGTCCTGGAGAGGATATTGTAGAAGAAGCTGGTGGTCTTCATTCCTTTATGAATTGGGACCAAGGAATTTTAACGGATTCTGGAGGTTTCCAAGTTTTTAGTTTAAGTGATTTACGAAATATTACCGAAGAAGGGGTTCATTTTCGTAATCATTTAAACGGGGAAAAATTATTTTTATCACCCGAAAAATCAATGCAAATTCAACACGCATTAGGTTCTGATATTATGATGGCATTCGACGAATGTCCACCATATCCCGCTACACACGAGTATATGAAACAATCAGTGGAGCGGACGAGCCGTTGGGCCGAACGATGTTTAGCTGCACATGACCGCACGGATAAACAAGGGTTGTTTGGTATTGTGCAAGGAGGAGAATTTGAAGATTTACGAAAACAAAGTGCAAAAGATTTAGTAAGTCTTGATTTTCCTGGGTACGCGATTGGGGGACTATCGGTCGGGGAACCAAAAGATGTGATGAACCAAGTACTTTCTTTTACGACACCACTTCTCCCAACGAATAAACCACGTTACTTAATGGGCGTTGGGTCTCCGGATTCACTCATTGATGGCGTGATGAATGGGGTAGACATGTTTGACTGTGTCTTGCCAACACGAATTGGGCGAAACGGAACATGTATGACTTCGACAGGACGTCTCGTCGTTCGAAATGCGAAATACGCCCGTGATTTTCGTCCAATTGATGAAAACTGTGATTGCCACGTATGTAAAACATATTCTCGTGCTTACATTCGCCATTTAGTGAAATGTAATGAAACATTTGGATTTCGTTTAACATCTTACCATAATGTTTATTTTTTGATAAACTTAATGAAGCAAGTCCGAGAAGCGATTAAAGAAGATCGTCTTCTAGACTTTAAAGCAGAGTTTTTTGAACGTTATGGGTTCAATAAAGAAAATGCAAAAAACTTTTAA
- the queA gene encoding tRNA preQ1(34) S-adenosylmethionine ribosyltransferase-isomerase QueA, with translation MDIELFDYDLPEELIAQTPLQDRTASRLLVLDKKTGKLTHDTFKHILSYLKKGDCLVFNDTRVIPARLFGVKKETGAKVEVLLLKEQGNDRWETLCKPAKRVKEGTVLTFGDGLLEATCTYVGEDGRRDFMFAYDGIFYELLDRLGEMPLPPYIKEQLDDKDRYQTVYAKEKGSAAAPTAGLHFTEELLKEAKERGIEEVFITLHVGLGTFRPVSAEKIEDHAMHSEYYQMSKEAADKLNEVKKRGGRIIAVGTTSTRTLETIASKHNGTFMEESGWTTIFIYPGYSFQAIDGMITNFHLPKSTLIMLISALAGRENVLHAYEEAVKERYRFFSFGDAMLILEGEE, from the coding sequence TTGGATATCGAGTTATTTGATTATGATTTACCAGAAGAATTAATTGCACAAACACCGCTACAAGATCGGACTGCTTCTCGTTTATTAGTATTAGACAAAAAAACAGGAAAGCTCACACATGATACGTTTAAACATATTTTATCGTACTTAAAAAAAGGGGATTGCCTTGTTTTCAACGATACACGTGTCATTCCAGCCCGGTTATTTGGGGTAAAAAAGGAAACGGGTGCAAAAGTAGAAGTATTGTTATTAAAAGAACAAGGAAATGATCGATGGGAAACATTATGTAAGCCTGCCAAACGAGTGAAAGAAGGAACCGTGCTTACATTTGGAGATGGCTTGTTAGAAGCGACTTGCACGTATGTTGGGGAAGATGGAAGAAGAGACTTTATGTTTGCTTATGATGGTATTTTTTACGAACTACTCGACCGATTAGGAGAAATGCCCCTTCCGCCCTACATTAAAGAACAATTAGATGATAAAGACCGTTATCAAACGGTATATGCGAAAGAAAAAGGGTCTGCAGCTGCTCCAACTGCTGGTCTTCATTTTACCGAAGAATTGTTAAAAGAAGCAAAAGAACGAGGCATTGAAGAAGTATTTATTACGCTTCACGTTGGATTAGGTACGTTTCGACCTGTAAGTGCAGAAAAGATTGAAGACCATGCGATGCATAGTGAATATTATCAAATGTCTAAAGAAGCAGCGGATAAGCTAAATGAAGTAAAAAAACGTGGTGGACGAATTATTGCAGTAGGTACTACGTCTACGCGGACATTAGAAACGATTGCGTCCAAACATAACGGAACTTTTATGGAAGAAAGCGGTTGGACAACTATTTTTATTTATCCAGGATATTCGTTTCAAGCAATTGATGGAATGATTACGAATTTCCACTTACCAAAATCAACGCTTATTATGTTAATTAGTGCGTTAGCAGGAAGAGAAAACGTCTTGCATGCGTATGAAGAAGCAGTCAAAGAACGTTATCGTTTCTTTAGTTTTGGAGATGCGATGTTAATTTTAGAAGGTGAGGAATAA
- a CDS encoding DUF2905 family protein, with translation MGEFGKLFITIGIIMIVVGIFIQFIGKLPGDILIKKGNTTFYFPIVTSIIISIVLSLIFMILGRFR, from the coding sequence ATGGGTGAATTCGGAAAGCTTTTTATAACCATTGGAATTATTATGATTGTCGTCGGAATATTTATTCAGTTTATCGGGAAACTTCCGGGAGATATTTTAATTAAAAAAGGAAATACGACCTTTTATTTTCCGATTGTAACGAGTATTATCATTAGTATCGTTTTATCGTTAATTTTTATGATTTTAGGACGATTTCGTTAA
- the ruvB gene encoding Holliday junction branch migration DNA helicase RuvB: protein MEDRIISGESFSNEEEYELELRPQFLKQYIGQKKVKENLTIFIEAAKMRSEALDHVLLYGPPGLGKTTLASIIANEMGGELRTTSGPAIERPGDLAAILSSLQPGDVLFIDEIHRLHRSIEEVLYPAMEDFCLDIVIGSGEQARSLRLDLPPFTLVGATTRVGLLTAPLRDRFGVILHLEYYTPEELAQIVERTAHIFEVEIEKEAAYEIARRSRGTPRIANRLLRRVRDFAQVRFDGNITKEVADYSLELLQVDRLGLDYIDHKLLKSLLEKFHGGPVGLDTIAATIGEESHTIEDVYEPYLLQIGFIKRTPRGRIATKLAYDHFQMEEPKNG, encoded by the coding sequence GTGGAGGATCGCATCATTTCTGGGGAGTCTTTTTCTAATGAGGAAGAGTATGAGCTAGAATTACGACCGCAGTTTTTAAAACAATATATTGGGCAAAAGAAAGTAAAAGAAAATTTAACGATTTTTATTGAAGCGGCGAAAATGCGAAGCGAGGCGTTGGACCATGTGTTACTTTACGGACCACCTGGACTGGGGAAAACGACACTCGCTTCGATTATTGCCAATGAAATGGGCGGGGAGTTACGAACAACGAGTGGACCTGCGATTGAACGACCAGGTGATTTAGCAGCGATTTTATCTTCCTTACAACCAGGAGATGTATTGTTTATTGATGAAATCCATCGACTACACCGGTCTATTGAAGAAGTATTATATCCAGCGATGGAAGACTTTTGTTTAGATATTGTCATTGGTTCTGGTGAGCAAGCGCGCTCGCTTCGACTAGATTTACCACCATTTACGTTAGTAGGAGCAACGACACGTGTTGGGCTTCTTACCGCGCCACTTCGGGACCGATTTGGTGTCATTTTACATTTGGAATATTATACACCGGAAGAATTAGCACAAATCGTAGAACGAACTGCTCATATTTTTGAAGTGGAAATAGAAAAAGAAGCAGCATATGAAATTGCCCGCCGTTCTAGAGGCACACCGCGAATTGCAAACCGTCTACTACGACGGGTACGAGATTTTGCACAAGTGCGTTTTGATGGAAATATTACGAAAGAAGTGGCAGACTATTCATTGGAACTTTTGCAAGTAGACCGTTTAGGACTAGATTATATTGACCATAAATTATTAAAGAGTTTACTTGAAAAATTTCACGGTGGGCCAGTGGGACTTGATACAATTGCTGCAACAATTGGCGAAGAATCTCATACAATTGAAGATGTATATGAGCCATATTTATTACAGATTGGGTTTATTAAACGTACGCCACGTGGAAGAATTGCTACGAAATTAGCGTATGACCATTTTCAAATGGAGGAACCAAAAAATGGGTGA
- the ruvA gene encoding Holliday junction branch migration protein RuvA — translation MFDYIKGTLVYITPEYIVLDNQQIGYQVRCPNNYQFQKYMHEEMIIYTYHYVREDQFTLYGFETREEKMLFQKLIQVSGIGPKGALAILASGHPEHIVQAIEEENEQFLVKFPGVGKKTARQIILDLKGKLDDLAPDLFRAATTEIMVPVQTEENSALKEAIEALKALGYSEREIKKITPTLEQETGTTDMYLKRALQLMLK, via the coding sequence TTGTTTGATTATATAAAAGGAACATTAGTTTATATTACACCTGAATATATTGTACTGGACAATCAGCAGATCGGGTACCAAGTTCGTTGTCCGAACAATTACCAATTTCAAAAATATATGCATGAAGAAATGATTATTTATACATATCATTACGTAAGAGAAGATCAATTTACCCTGTACGGTTTTGAAACGAGAGAAGAAAAGATGTTATTTCAAAAATTGATTCAAGTATCAGGCATTGGACCGAAAGGAGCGCTTGCTATTTTAGCGTCTGGTCACCCGGAACATATTGTGCAGGCGATTGAAGAGGAAAACGAACAATTTTTAGTGAAGTTTCCTGGCGTAGGAAAAAAAACAGCACGCCAAATTATTTTAGACTTAAAAGGAAAACTGGATGATTTAGCACCTGATTTATTCCGTGCTGCGACAACCGAAATAATGGTGCCAGTTCAAACGGAAGAAAATAGTGCGTTAAAAGAAGCAATAGAAGCATTGAAAGCATTAGGGTATAGCGAAAGAGAAATTAAAAAAATTACACCAACGCTCGAACAAGAAACGGGCACAACAGATATGTATTTAAAACGAGCACTACAATTAATGTTGAAATAA
- a CDS encoding YhcN/YlaJ family sporulation lipoprotein, translated as MKKTMIATLSSVMLLSGLAACTNNNDNALNRNNNDNALNRNNDVTDNKNTSFGPNTNDRTVRDVRDDRLMRRNDTTNIGYYKDYDGRLAEQVAKRIEQINGVKNASVILYEDTALVGIDTTRNDVNNVEKEARNICQTMTNKDEIRVVSDSKLNGRIRDVDTRLRRGSAMDEVTSDIRAIVNDLGNAAARPFENNR; from the coding sequence ATGAAAAAAACAATGATAGCTACTTTATCATCTGTGATGCTTTTAAGTGGTCTAGCAGCTTGTACGAATAATAACGACAATGCGCTAAACCGAAACAACAATGATAACGCGTTAAACCGAAATAACGACGTAACGGACAATAAAAACACTAGTTTTGGGCCTAATACGAATGATCGTACTGTTCGTGACGTTCGTGACGACCGGTTAATGCGTCGAAATGACACAACAAACATTGGGTATTACAAAGACTACGACGGCCGTTTAGCAGAGCAAGTAGCAAAAAGAATCGAACAAATTAATGGAGTAAAAAATGCATCGGTAATCCTATATGAGGATACAGCACTTGTTGGAATTGATACAACAAGAAACGATGTGAATAATGTAGAAAAAGAAGCACGAAATATTTGCCAAACGATGACGAATAAAGATGAAATCAGAGTCGTTTCCGATTCCAAATTAAACGGACGAATTCGTGATGTGGATACAAGACTTCGTCGCGGTAGTGCCATGGATGAAGTGACGAGTGATATACGTGCCATCGTGAATGATTTAGGGAACGCAGCAGCACGTCCATTTGAAAATAATCGTTAA
- the nadE gene encoding NAD(+) synthase produces the protein MEAHVDKLVTWLQEQVHQAGMKGLIVGLSGGIDSAVIAYLIKRAFPNDSLSVILPCKSHAGDANDALKVVEGCGIKNMTIDLTEAHDAVFSRVEKGINTLGDWKEDTRQLGDANLRARLRMSTIYTVANNYRYLVVGTDNAAEWYTGYFTKFGDGGCDLLPLVHYTKRQVRELAITLGVPEDIIVKPPSAGLWEGQTDENEMGTTYDKIDDFLEGKEIPEQDRQIIERLHQRSEHKRNLAATPPKFSK, from the coding sequence ATGGAGGCGCATGTTGACAAGTTAGTAACATGGTTACAAGAACAAGTACATCAAGCAGGAATGAAAGGATTAATTGTTGGATTAAGTGGTGGTATTGACTCAGCAGTTATTGCGTATTTAATCAAGCGAGCATTTCCTAATGATTCGTTAAGTGTGATTTTACCGTGTAAAAGTCATGCTGGAGATGCTAACGATGCGTTAAAAGTAGTAGAAGGATGCGGCATTAAAAATATGACGATTGATCTAACAGAAGCACATGATGCTGTTTTTTCTCGGGTGGAAAAGGGAATTAACACGCTAGGTGATTGGAAAGAAGATACTCGTCAACTAGGGGATGCCAATTTGCGTGCTCGGTTGCGAATGAGTACGATTTATACAGTTGCAAACAACTATCGATATTTAGTTGTTGGAACGGATAATGCGGCGGAATGGTACACAGGATATTTTACAAAGTTTGGCGATGGTGGATGTGATCTTTTACCACTCGTTCATTATACAAAACGTCAAGTACGGGAACTTGCAATCACATTAGGTGTCCCAGAAGATATTATCGTAAAACCTCCAAGTGCAGGTCTTTGGGAAGGACAAACAGATGAAAATGAGATGGGAACGACCTACGATAAAATTGATGATTTTCTAGAAGGAAAAGAAATTCCAGAACAAGATCGCCAAATTATCGAACGATTACATCAACGTTCCGAGCATAAACGAAATCTTGCAGCAACACCACCAAAATTTTCGAAATAG
- a CDS encoding LysM peptidoglycan-binding domain-containing protein, producing MKIHIVQKGDTFYKIAKKYGIDVEQLKSLNTHIPNMEMLLPGMKVKVPTVKVPVKKEEVVKEVKKEKVMEEIKLEFPELPKQPMPPTMHHPYLSMNLYQMQPYVYYQPHLMMPPKECQVPPVAPAPAPVAPFTPPELPSLPSMEEIWHTEKEMCVEEELPMAEEVPPMPQLPTLEAMKPVQQPVPAAPMMMPYHPPHPECFPPMVPAHHPFVGYPMPSPCGCGGATPMPSPCGCGGPNPMGYPPVMYPYPPMPQPYGYPVQSVQQPYPASPQPGPYREAEEEEEEV from the coding sequence TTGAAAATTCATATCGTCCAAAAAGGTGATACGTTTTATAAAATTGCAAAAAAATACGGAATCGATGTGGAACAATTAAAGAGTTTAAACACGCATATTCCAAACATGGAAATGTTATTGCCTGGAATGAAGGTGAAAGTTCCAACGGTAAAAGTGCCAGTGAAAAAAGAAGAAGTTGTCAAAGAAGTGAAAAAAGAAAAGGTGATGGAAGAAATCAAACTAGAATTTCCGGAATTGCCAAAACAACCAATGCCACCAACGATGCATCATCCGTATTTGTCGATGAATTTATACCAAATGCAGCCCTATGTGTACTACCAACCACATCTTATGATGCCGCCAAAAGAATGTCAGGTGCCACCAGTTGCGCCAGCACCAGCACCTGTTGCTCCGTTCACACCGCCAGAATTACCAAGTTTACCGTCTATGGAAGAAATATGGCATACAGAAAAAGAAATGTGCGTAGAAGAAGAATTACCAATGGCAGAAGAAGTACCACCTATGCCGCAGCTTCCGACTTTAGAAGCAATGAAACCAGTTCAGCAACCAGTACCTGCTGCACCTATGATGATGCCTTATCATCCACCACATCCGGAATGTTTTCCACCTATGGTTCCCGCACATCATCCATTCGTAGGATATCCGATGCCTTCTCCGTGTGGATGCGGCGGTGCAACCCCAATGCCATCACCGTGCGGATGTGGTGGTCCAAATCCAATGGGTTATCCGCCTGTTATGTATCCATATCCACCGATGCCACAACCATACGGATATCCGGTGCAATCGGTACAACAACCATATCCAGCTTCTCCGCAACCAGGTCCTTACCGAGAAGCAGAGGAAGAGGAAGAAGAAGTGTAG
- the nadA gene encoding quinolinate synthase NadA, with protein sequence MSNVLDAFQKELLPEKYKNMSAEEMEQRVKEIKEKLGSRLYIPCHHYQKDEVFQFADDAGDSLKLAQLSSERKEADYIVFCGVHFMAETADILTEEDQIVILPDLSAGCSMADMANIEQTERAWGKLQRTFGDTIIPLTYVNSTAAIKAFVGKHGGATVTSSNAKTMVKWAFEQKKRLLFLPDQHLGRNTAYDLGVALDEMAIWDPIEETLVFDGDNVENIKVILWKGHCSVHEKFTTKNIEFVRNEYKNMKIIVHPECTHEVVQLADDAGSTNYIIQTIENSPAGSEWAIGTEMNLVQRLIKQHPDKKIISLNPYMCPCLTMNRIDLPHLVWILELLEEGNVIQQIKVEEPTKKLAKLALGRMLQFA encoded by the coding sequence ATGAGCAACGTGCTTGATGCTTTTCAAAAAGAATTATTACCAGAAAAATATAAAAACATGTCAGCAGAAGAAATGGAACAACGTGTAAAAGAGATTAAAGAAAAATTAGGAAGTCGTCTCTATATTCCATGTCATCATTACCAAAAAGATGAAGTGTTTCAATTTGCGGATGATGCTGGAGATTCCTTAAAATTGGCTCAACTTTCTTCTGAAAGAAAAGAAGCAGATTACATCGTCTTTTGTGGTGTACACTTTATGGCAGAAACTGCAGATATTTTAACGGAAGAAGACCAAATTGTTATTTTACCTGACCTAAGCGCAGGCTGTTCAATGGCTGATATGGCGAATATCGAACAAACAGAACGTGCCTGGGGAAAATTACAACGAACGTTTGGCGATACGATTATTCCGTTAACGTATGTTAATTCAACAGCCGCAATTAAAGCGTTTGTTGGAAAACATGGCGGGGCAACTGTGACGTCTAGTAACGCGAAAACGATGGTGAAGTGGGCTTTTGAACAAAAAAAACGGTTATTATTTTTGCCTGATCAACATTTAGGACGAAATACAGCATATGATTTAGGTGTTGCACTTGATGAAATGGCGATTTGGGATCCAATCGAAGAAACATTAGTGTTTGACGGGGACAATGTAGAAAACATTAAGGTTATTTTGTGGAAAGGCCATTGTTCCGTTCATGAAAAATTCACAACAAAAAACATTGAGTTTGTTCGGAATGAATATAAAAATATGAAGATTATCGTGCATCCAGAATGTACACACGAAGTCGTCCAATTAGCAGACGATGCAGGTTCAACGAATTACATTATCCAAACGATTGAAAATAGCCCAGCAGGAAGTGAATGGGCGATTGGAACAGAGATGAACTTAGTACAGCGTCTTATTAAACAACATCCAGATAAAAAGATTATTTCGTTAAATCCGTATATGTGTCCTTGTTTAACGATGAATCGGATTGATTTACCACACTTAGTATGGATTCTTGAATTGTTGGAAGAAGGAAACGTGATTCAACAAATTAAAGTGGAAGAACCAACGAAAAAACTAGCAAAATTAGCACTTGGTCGAATGTTACAATTTGCTTAA
- the nadC gene encoding carboxylating nicotinate-nucleotide diphosphorylase has protein sequence MNIIRLRSMLASFYEEDIGERDVTSEAIFPLTERGTGIFLAKADGIFAGEEIIRTAYTLFSNDISVTLLKKDGDFVRAYEQIAIVEGPMRHLLTAERVILNLIQRMSGIATMTHRAVQALGKSKTKICDTRKTTPGLRMLEKYAVKCGGGVNHRFGLYDGVMIKDNHIEFAGSIMKAVELVKQSVGHMVKIEVEIETEQELEEAIRAGADIIMFDNCSPEQATAFQAKIPAPITTELSGGISLETLSNYQYAGVDYISMGALTHSVQALDISFNVRGGKKDEQRA, from the coding sequence ATGAATATCATTCGGTTACGCTCGATGCTTGCATCTTTTTACGAAGAAGATATCGGAGAAAGGGATGTAACGAGTGAAGCAATATTTCCGTTAACAGAACGTGGAACTGGTATTTTTTTAGCAAAGGCAGACGGTATTTTTGCAGGGGAGGAAATTATTCGTACTGCTTACACTTTATTTTCGAACGATATTTCGGTGACTTTATTAAAAAAGGACGGAGACTTTGTCCGTGCATATGAACAAATCGCGATAGTAGAAGGGCCGATGAGACATTTATTAACAGCAGAACGAGTTATTTTGAATCTCATTCAACGCATGAGTGGGATTGCCACGATGACGCATCGAGCGGTGCAAGCATTGGGCAAAAGTAAAACAAAAATTTGTGATACAAGAAAAACAACACCCGGTCTTCGGATGTTAGAAAAATATGCTGTCAAATGTGGCGGTGGAGTAAATCATCGTTTCGGTCTGTATGACGGTGTGATGATTAAAGATAATCATATTGAATTTGCCGGAAGCATTATGAAAGCAGTAGAACTAGTAAAACAATCAGTCGGTCACATGGTAAAAATTGAAGTTGAAATTGAAACGGAACAAGAATTAGAAGAAGCAATCCGAGCGGGAGCAGATATTATTATGTTTGATAACTGTTCTCCGGAACAAGCAACAGCATTTCAAGCAAAAATACCAGCTCCTATTACGACGGAATTATCTGGAGGTATTTCGTTAGAAACGCTTTCGAATTATCAATATGCAGGAGTAGATTATATTTCAATGGGGGCTTTAACACATTCTGTGCAAGCATTAGATATTAGTTTTAATGTAAGAGGGGGAAAAAAAGATGAGCAACGTGCTTGA